In the Limanda limanda chromosome 10, fLimLim1.1, whole genome shotgun sequence genome, one interval contains:
- the LOC133012200 gene encoding LOW QUALITY PROTEIN: matrix metalloproteinase-17-like (The sequence of the model RefSeq protein was modified relative to this genomic sequence to represent the inferred CDS: inserted 1 base in 1 codon; substituted 1 base at 1 genomic stop codon), which yields MWLRVYSDSGVLWCSYEETMALMNSPRCSMPDQEDSSKSLDNKERRTKRRRRTISIWTRKYINSRLHSYPSASHLSXHRRQXRSLVIYALRVWAEPTTLEFHEVRSPHAADLQVDFLHGYHGDGHPFDGAGGAVGHAFSPSDPTRAGGVHLEAEEVWAFRQLGRVRLKESVKEVDNPIVHTKYVNCKGSSSVLTSGRSSSLDRCNTSFDVVARIRGEIFLFKGLTMWRVSGAGLVSGCGASIRKMWRDLPPDLPRLHAVLERQSDHAIIFISGKFQQYTFNI from the exons atgtggctgaggg TTTACTCTGATTCTGGTGTGCTGTGGTGTTCATATGAGGAGACAATGGCCTTGATGAACAGTCCACGCTGTTCCATGCCAGACCAAGAGGACTCATCCAAATCACTGGACAACAAAGAGAGGAGAAccaagagaaggagaaggactATTTCCATTTGGACACGCAAGTACATTAACTCGAG GTTGCATTCGTATCCTTCCGCCTCTCATCTGTCCTAGCATAGAAGAC GTCGCTCACTTGTCATCTATGCCTTAAGAGTATGGGCAGAACCGACAACTCTGGAGTTCCACGAG GTGAGGAGTCCACATGCAGCTGACCTGCAGGTAGATTTCCTCCATGGTTACCACGGTGATGGCCATCCCTTCGATGGGGCAGGTGGTGCAGTCGGCCATGCTTTTTCCCCATCAGACCCTACTCGGGCAGGAGGAGTTCATTTGGAAGCAGAAGAGGTGTGGGCCTTCAGACAACTAGGTAGAGTG AGGCTCAAGGAATCTGTGAAGGAGGTAGATAACCCCATCGTCCACACCAAATATGTGAACTGTAAGGGGTCCAGCTCAGTGCTCACCAGTGGGCGTAG CTCCTCCTTAGATCGATGTAACACCAGTTTTGACGTTGTGGCAAGGATACGAGGAGAGATTTTCTTATTCAAAG GTCTGACCATGTGGCGAGTCAGTGGTGCAGGTCTGGTGTCGGGTTGCGGGGCTTCAATCAGGAAGATGTGGAGGGATCTACCTCCTGACTTGCCTCGTCTTCATGCTGTGCTGGAGAGACAGTCAGATCATGCTATTATCTTTATCAGTGGTAAATTCCAACaatatacatttaatatttaa